GGACCCCCCGAGCCTTCCTCGGGACCCTCCGCCACGGGGGGacctcccttccctttcctccgCCAGCCCCACAAAATGCGGCCCCCCCCCTCCAACCCCATCCTCAGCGCCGCTGTGAAATTTGGggacacccccccccccccaaaatacaccccttccccaaaatcctgtgTGCGTCGCCATCCCgtcagggtgggatttggggaccccccaTCTCTCGCAGGGACCCCcgcccacccccccccccacaaGGGGACACACCCCCCCGGCCCGTCCCGCgcgcaaaaaaaacccaaaaaaaccgcCCCAAACCCTTCCCGAGtcgccccaaaatccaccccgaACCCCCCGCGAGTCACCCCGGATTTCCAGAGttaccccaaacccccctaaaTCACCCCGTGACTCCCCGAGTTAGCCCGACACCCCCCCCGaagtcaccccaaaacccaccccgGAGTCACCCCGAAACCCTCCTGaagtcaccccaaaacccaccccgAAGTCACCCCGAAACCCTCCTGaagtcaccccaaaacccaccccgAAGTCACCCAAAAACCCTCCTGAAGTCACCCTGAAACCCACCCCGAAGTCACCCCGAAACCCTCCTGaagtcaccccaaaacccaccccggagtcaccccaaaaccctcctgaagtcaccccaaaacccaccccgGAGTCACCCCGAAACCCACCCTGAAGTCACCCCGAAACCCACCCCGgagtcaccccaaaacccaccccgAAGTCACCCAAAAACCCTCCTGAAGTCACCCTGAAACCCACCCCGAAGTCACCCCGAAACCCTCCTGaagtcaccccaaaacccaccccggagtcaccccaaaaccctcctgaagtcaccccaaaacccaccccgGAGTCACCCCGAAACCCACCCTGAAGTCACCCCGAAACCCACCCCGgagtcaccccaaaacccaccccgaagtcaccccaaaaccctcctgaagtcaccccaaaaccctcttgaagtcaccccaaaacccaccccagaGAAGTCACCCCgaaacccacaccgaagtcacccccaaaccctcctgaaGTCACCCCGAAACCCACCCCGgagtcaccccaaaaccctcctgaagtcaccccaaaaccctcccgaagtcaccccaaaacccaccccgaagtcaccccaaaaccctcctgaagtcaccccaaaacccactccAGAGTCACCCCGAAACCCACCCCGAGTCGCCCCAAAACACCCCGAGTCACCCCAAAATGTTACGCCTGCGCTGcgccccaaaatacccaaatttgCCCCGAACTTTCGCACTCACGTGGTGCCCCAAAACACCCCGGGTTACCCCAAAATAACCGGAATTTCCCCAAAATgctgcaccccaaaactgcctcaAATTATTGCATGCACGTGATGCCCCAAATTAtcccaaactgccccaaaatgATGCACCCCAAAATACCTGAAAACGCCCCAAACCGCTGTTCACGCTgcgcccccaaaccccctgaaTTATCCCAAAATGCTGcgccccaaaatacccaaaattgccccaaacTGCTCCTCACGCCGTGTCCCAAATCCTCTCGATTTACCCTAAAATCCCCTGAATTGCTCCAAAATTTTCTGCTCGTGCGccaccccaaaatacccaaaattgcccaaaacgCTGCTCAGGCAGCACACCCCAAACACTCCATttacccaaaaatcccccaaatttccccaaattgcTGCACTCATGCAGCGCCCCCAAACTCCCCGAGTTACCCCAAAATACCctgaattcccccaaaatacAACAGCCCCAAAATACCCAGAATCGCCTCAAAGTTGCTTCAAATGTTCCCCTCATGCTGCTCCCAAAAACGCctcaaattcccccaaaacagCCGCGCTCCCGCGGCCCCTCCGagtccccccaaattcccccaaatcccacctggaatTGCCCTAAAACTGCCCTCACGCCCCGAAATCCCACAAATCATCCCTAAATTTCCCAAATGTTGCCAGAATTATCCAAATTTCCCCggaacaccccaaaatctggggtCTCACGCCCACCTTTGCTGTGCCCGGGGTTGTGCCCACCCCAAGACCCCCTTGGGATCCTCAACCCTGGGGCCACCAGGGCCACCCCAGACCCCTCTGGGACctcccagggaccccccagggCCACCAAGAGACCACCCAGGGCCACCTCAGCCCCCCGACCATGGGACATGTCGGGGAGTCCCTGGGGGTCaccccttgtccccagtccccctcATCCCGCCATTCCCACGCCCCTTCCCAAATTTTTTTGGTGCCGTTTTTGTGACTTTTAGCcccaggatggggctggggggtcccggCCGTGCTCCCCTCTCGGTGGGGAGGGGTCGGGGGGCTCTCCTGATGTCCAGGGTGTCACCGTGGGGACCCCCAGCGCtggggagggggtcctggggggctgcATCCCCCTCCCCATGACCGACCCCACGGTGGGGGTCCCGCCCCTCCCCGAGCCTCACCTGTGTGTGTTTCCTCGCCAGGACGGGACCCCCGCGCCGGTGGCAGCGGTGACACCGAGGACGGGGGTCCcaccccaccccaaatccccccctaACGAGGGTCCCGTCCCCGGTGACACCGACACGGGGGTCCGGTGACAGCCCCGGTGACAGCCCTGCGCTGACCACGGCCCCCAGGGCTGGTTTTAGTCCGGCCGAGCCCGGACGGGGCTTTGGGGACGTCCGGTGTCCACTCCGAGCCCCCGTCCCCTCCGTGCCCCCCACACCGCCGACTGACCAGCGCTGGGATGGCATTCCGGCCGCGGCCGTAATTCCCGCCGGTCCGGGctgcccctccttcctcctcctcctcctcctcctccttgtcctggcTCTGGCCAGGCCCATCCCCTGCTTTGGCCAATTCGGtgccgtgtccgtgtgtccggtCCTGTCCGTTTGTCCATCTGTGCAGCCGGGACTGACCAGTGCCGTGTCCAGGGAGCTGCGGTGCTGCATCCGTGTGTCCGGCGGGGTCTGTGTCCAGCACTGACCGGTGCTGTGTCCGGAGAGATGCGGggcctgtccgtgtgtccagcACTGAccagtgctgtgtccagagAGATGCGGGGCCCGTCCGTGTGTCCAGCACTGACCAGTGCCATGTCTGGAGAGGTGCAGGGCCCTGTCTGTCAGTGTCCGTGTGTCCAGCACTGACCGGTGCTGTGTCCAGAGAGATGCGGGgccctgtccgtgtgtccagcACTGAccagtgctgtgtccagagAGATGCAGGgccctgtccgtgtgtccagcACTGAccagtgctgtgtccagagAGATGCGGGgccctgtccgtgtgtccagcACTGACCGGTGCTGTGTCCAGAGAGATGCGGGgccctgtccgtgtgtccagcACTGACCGGTGCTGTGTCCAGAGAGATGCGGGGCCCGTCCGTGTGTCCAGCACTGACCAGTGCCGTGTCCGGAGAGGTGCAGGGCCCTGTCTGTCAGTGTCCATGTGTCCAGCACTgaccggtgccgtgtccggagAGGTGCAGGGCCCTGTCTGTCAGTGTCCGTGTGTCCAGCACTGACCAGTGCCGTGTCCAGAGAGGTGCAGGGTCCTGTCTGTCAGTGTCCGTGTGTCCAGCACTGACCGGTGCCGTGTCCAGAGAGGTGCAGGGCCCTTCTGTCAGTGTCCGTGTGTCCAGCACTGACCGGTGCTGTGTCCGGAGAGGTGCAGGGCCCTGTCTGTCAGTGTCCGTGTGTCCAGCACTGACCAGTGCCGTGTCCGGAGAGGTGCAGGGCCCTGTCTGTCAGTGTCCGTGTGTCCAGCACTGACCGGTGCCGTGTCCAGAGAGGTGCAGGGCCCTGTCTGTCAGTGTCCGTGTGTCCAGCACTgaccggtgccgtgtccggagAGGTGCAGGGCCCTGTCTGTCAGTGTCCGTGTGTCCAGCACTGACCGGTGCTGTGTCCAGGGatccccagggctgtgtccatgtgtccatcTGGTCCATGCAACCAGCACTGACCAATGCTGCGTCTGGAGAGTTGCAGGGCCTGGTCCATGTGTCCAGCGAgtctgtgtccgtgtgtccattgGGTTCATGCGTCCAGTGCTGACCAGCACCATGTCCAAAGAGTCGTGGGATCCTATTGGTGTGTCCAGCACTGACCAACGCTGTGTCCGGGAGCTcactgggctgtgtccctgtgtctgtcagTGTCCGTGTGTCCAGCACTGACCAGCGCTGTGTCCAGGGCTCTGTCCATGTGTCCAGGgccctgtccgtgtgtccagtGCTGGGTCCAGGGCCCTGTCCGTGCGTCCAGGgccctgtccgtgtgtccagcACTGACCAGCACTGTGTCCAGGgctctgtccgtgtgtccagcACTGACCAGCACTGTGTCCAGGgctctgtccgtgtgtccagcACTGACCAGCGCCGTGTCCAGGgccctgtccgtgtgtccagcACTGACCAGCACTGTGTCCAGGGCCCTGTCTGTGTGTCCAGCACTGACCAGCACTGTGTCCAGGGCCCTGTCCGTGCGTCCAGGGCCCTGTCTGTGTGTCCAGCACTGACCAGCACTGTGTCCAGGGCCCTGTCCGTGCGTCCAGGGCCCTGTCTGTGTGTCCAACACTGACCAGTGCCGTGTCCGGAGCCCAGCACTGACCCCTCCCACACCCAGCGACTCGCGTGGCCGCAGCCCCGTGCCCCTCACGTCCGTGcgtccatccctgcccctgtccccgtgccccCGCTGACCGCTGCGTGTCCCCACAGGGAGGAGAAGTCCGAGGAGAACCTGCAGCGGCCGCCCAAGGCCAAGAAGCCCAAGAAGGAGCGCAAGGAGCCGGAGCAGCCCGCGGCCGAGCCCGCCGAGGCCGGCAAGGCCGAGAGCTCAGagggggccggggcggcgccgGCGGCCCCGGAGGCGTCGGCGTCGCCGAAGCAGCGGCGCTCCATCATCCGCGACCGCGGGCCCATGTACGACGACCCCACGCTGCCCGAGGGCTGGACGCGCAAGCTGAAGCAGCGCAAGTCCGGCCGCTCGGCCGGCAAGTACGACGTCTACCTGATCAAGTGAGGCCCCGGCACGCGTCGTGGTGGGGGGTTGGCCGGAGAATCGGGGTGTGGTCATCGCCGCTGACCGCTCGCTGACCGCTCGCTCTCCGTCCGCAGCCCGCAGGGAAAAGCCTTCCGCTCCAAGGTGGAGCTGATCGCCTACTTCGAGAAGGTGGGGGACACCTCGCTGGACCCCAACGACTTCGACTTCACCGTGACCGGCCGGGGCAGCCCGTCGCGCCGCGAGCAGCGCCCGCCCAAGAAGCCCAAATCGCCCAAAGGCCCCGGCaccggccgcggccgcgggcggcccaagggcagcggcggcggcggcggcggcgcccggccCAAGGCGGCCGCCGCCGTGTCCGAAGGGGGCTCCGCGGCCAAGCGGGCGCTGGAGAAGCCGCCGGGCAAGCTGCTGGTCAAGATGCCGTTCTCCCCGGGCCAGccgggccccgctgccccgccggccccgcggcggccgggccgcaAGCGCCGGGCCGAGCCGGACAGTCCGGCCGTGCCCAAGAAACGCGGGCGCAAACCGGCGGGGGCAACGGGGCCGGGGGGGCCGGGCGGCCCCGACAAGAAGGCGACGACTCCCCCGGCCGTGCAGGAGACCGTGCTGCCCATCAAGAAGAGGAAGACGAGGGAGACGGTGGTGGTGGAACCGGTGACGACGGCGGGCGCCGCGACCGCCACGACGACgacgccgcggccgccgccgaccccgccgggcccccgcggcccccgcagcgcccgcagccccgggcggCGCAGCAAGGAGGGCAGCCCCAAGGGTCGGGGGgctccccccgcgcccccgccgccgccgccgccgccgccggagcccccccagagcagccccaagGACAGCGCcagcccccccgccccgccgcccccgccgccgccgccgccgcccccccaGGACTTGAGCGGGTGCTCGGAGCAGAGGGGGGGTCCCGCGGCCCCCGACGGCTGCGCCAAGGAGCCCCCTAAGACTCAGCCCCCGCCGCCGTCGCCGCCCTACAAACACCGAGGGGAGCCCGAGCACAAAGActctgcctcctcttcctccacctcctcatcctcctcatcctcctcctcctcctcctcctcctcgtcgtcctcgtcggcgccgccgccgcccccgccccccccagCGTGGCCGTGCCGCGGCCCCCGGCCCGCGAGGAGCCGGTGGACACGCGGACGCCTGTGCCCGAGCGGGTCAGCTGACTGTGAGCCGCCGCGGGGGACgcacggacggacggacggacggacggacacacggacgggcccccctccccgccctaCCCACCCCCCCCCTTTCACGAGGCAGCGGGGaccccccctcccccaccaGGAGCGCCCCCCCCCCCATGGGTttcccgcccctcccccccgcGTCCCCCCCGGATTTTTATTACCGACAAGCACAGCGAGGGACCCCGGACCCCCCCACTTTGCACTTTTGGAGGGGGGGGGTCTCCTGGGCCCCCCCCACGAGGTTGGGCGGGGTTGGGGGGtgggggttgttttttgggggggcggggccgcgtcttcccccctcccccggCGCCGCTTTTCTCGTTCTTCCAGTTCCGTTCGCGTTTTCCGCCCGTGGGAACCATTTGCActatgggggaggggagggggcggggccgggatcCGGCCAGCGGCCAATGGCGAGCGGCGCTGCTGAAGAggggggcggggccgaggccgcgGCCAATCAGGGGCAGGGATCCAGCGTGGAGCCAATCAGGAGAAGGGGGTGCGGCGTCAGGGGGCGGGGTCTGGTGTGGAGCCAATCAAGAGGAGCGATGGGTTCAGCCGGGATCTGGGGCTGAGCCAATCAGGAGCTGAGTTGGGCAGGGGTGGGATCCAGTGTGGAACCAATCAGGAGCGACTGAGGAGGAGGGGGTCTGGTGTTGAGCCAATCAGGTGTGATTTTATTGGGGGTCGGATTTTGAGCCAATCAGCAGCTACCAGTCTGTGCGGGATCTGGTGTCTGCAGCCAATCAGGCAGGGCAGGAttgggagggggcggggcctggccTTTGGCCAATGGGGGCGGCTCTGTGGGTGCCGGACCTGGAGTGGAGCCAATCGGGAGAAGCGAGATCAGACTTGGAGCCAATCAGGAGCAGCCTCGGGTTCAGCTGGGATCCAGTGTTTGGCCAATCAGGAGCCGCGATCCGGAGGGGGAACAGAGGGGGGTGGGGAGGATTCTGGATCCCCCCGCACGGAGGCGTGGTCGAGTCATGAGCCAATCAGGGAGCGGGTAGGGTCGGCGCCGTCCAATCAGAGCTGAGATCCTgtgggggcggggccggccctggccCCAGGCGACTctgggcgggggcggggcccggccgggaTCCAATCAGGAGTGGTTTGGATTGGAGGGGCGGGTCCGGCCCCCGCCCAATGGGGTTGCTCGGCCCTGGAGGGGTGGGATCCAGGCGCGGCCAATCAGGACAGGCCGTGGGAATGGTGGGAGCCAATCAGGAGGAAGGGTGGGATCCAGGCGCGGCCAATCACGAGTCAGaatgggcagagctgggatccAGTCTGGAGCCAATGAAAATTGAGGGTGTGATCTGGTCAGGAGCCAATCAGGGGCAAGAGTGGGACCGGTAAAGAGCCAATCATGATcgagctgggcagggctgggatcccgTCCACAGCCAATCAGAACTGACCATGGGTGGAGCTGGGATCTGGTACAGAGCCAATCAGAAACGCGGGTGGGATCCGATCGGGAACCAATCAGGAGTGAGCTGGGCGGGGCCGGGATCTGGTCTCGAGCCAATCAGGAGCGAGCACGGGGCGATCCACTTCAccctggggggaggggggggggggtcgttctgcccctcccccacccgcccccccccccccagtccCATCCCGGGTGGGGGAGGGGTCCCCGTCCTGCACTTTACCCAcccgggggggggagggggaggggtcGCCCCCCCTTTGTGCCCCCCCCCCGTTCTTCCATCCCccccccccgggggtccccgaCCCCCCCCCGGCTCCTCACGGCAATAacggggggggaggggcggccaGAGAGAGCGAACCCCAAAAAGGGGGAGGGGCCCACgtgggggaggggtcccggggggcgtGGGGGGCGCAGCCACCACCACGGAGGGGGGGGGGGTAAATTTTGGGgggcccccccaccccccacctaTTTATTCTCTCGAGACGTTTTTGCCTTATAAAGTTCCGGAAAAGCCCCTCGGTGTCGGTTGTTtttgggtgggggtgggggggggggtggtccCACGgcgccgcccctcccccccaatttagacacccccccccccccacccccaaattccgccccccccccccccccccccccccgggtctgtgtctgtgctgctgctgctgctgctgcgcgTGATCCAGCGATTATAAATCTGTGTAACCCTCAGCCGCCTCTGCCGCTTCTTTGGCTCCGCGCACGGATCCCCCCGGAAAATCCGGACCCAggtccccccaaaaatcccccctaAAATCCCGCCCAGatcccccaaaacatccccaaaaatcccgccTAAAATCCCGCCCAGATCCCCTAAAacttccccaaaaatcccccctaAAATCCCGCCCAGatcccccaaaacatccccaaaaatcccgccTAAAATCCTGCCCAGATCCCctaaaacctccccaaaaatcccccccaaaatcccgcccAGATCCCCCAAAacttccccaaaaatcccccctaAAATCCCGCCCAGATCCCCCAAAacttccccaaaaatcccccctaAAATCCCTCCCAgatccccaaaaaacctccccaaaaatcccctataaaatcttcctaaaatcCCGCCCAGATCCCTCCTAAAATCCCACCCACAtctccccaaaaacctccccaaaaatcccccttaaaatcttcctaaaatcCCTGCCCAcatccctccaaaatccccccacaAATATCCCTACCAGATCCCCTCAAAACCCCTCcggaaatccccccaaaatttcccctaaaatcccccttgatccccctaaaatccctccagaaatccccccaaaattgcccccaaaatcccatggtatcccctcaaaacccctccaaaaatcgcccccaaaatcccctccagaATCCCCCAGAATTTCCCccacaaatcccccccaggTGCTTCTGGTGTTTGGAGGCTCCCCGGTTTATTTGGGGACCCcatgggctgattttgggctccccatgggctgatttttgggtccccaggtggattttggagTCCCCAGGTGGACTTCAGGGTCCCCAGGTGGATTTTAGGGTctccaggtggattttgggctTCCcatgggctgattttggggtccccaggtggattttggggtcctcAGGTGGACTTCAGGGTCCCTAGGTGGATTTTGGGCTCCCcatgggctgattttggggtccccaggtggATTTTAGGGTctccaggtggattttgggctTCCcatgggctgattttggggtccccaggtaaattttggggtctcaatGGGCTGACTTTATGGTCCCCAGGTGGATTTTAGGCTCCCcatgggctgattttggggtccccgggtggattttggggtccccaggtggATTTTAGGTTCCCCAGGTGGATTTTAGGCTCCCCATGGGCTGATTTTGGAGTCcccaggtggattttggagtccccaggtggattttggagtccccaggtggattttggggtcccaatggGCTGATTTTGGAGTccccaggtggattttggggtgcccaggtggattttggggttcccgagTGCTTTTCGGCCGTGCAGGAGTTGATTTTAGGCTCTCCCCAGGTGGGGCTGTGTCCGTCCAGGTGCATTGGGAACCCCCAGGTGAGGTTTAGGATCCCGGGCTGCTGAGGTTGGGTTCCTCCAGgaagattttgggggtcctgcgTGGATTTTGACCCCGACGTGTGCTGAGTTTGGGTCCTCCCAGGTGGATTTGGGACCCCCAAGGTGGATTTGGGACCCCCCCAGGTGATTTTGGGACCCCCCCAGGTGAGTTTAGGACCCCTCAGGTGGACTTGGGACCCCCAAGGTGATTTTGGGTCCCCCCAGGTGGATTTGGGACCCCCCCAGGTGATTTTGGGACCCCCCAGGTGGATTTGGGACCCCCCAGGTGATTTTGGGACCCCCCCAGGTGGATTTGGGACCCCCCCAGGTGAGTTTGGGACCCCCCAGGTGATTTTGGGTCCCCCCAGGTGGATTTGGGACCCCCAAGGTGATTTTGGGACCCCCCGAGGTGATTTTGGGACCCTCCGAGGTGAGTTTGGGATCCCTCAGGTGGATTTGGGACCCCCAAGGTGATTTTGGGACCCCCCGAGGTGATTTTGGGACCCTCCGAGGTGAGTTTGGGTCCCCCCAGGTGGATTTGGGACCCCCCAGGTAGATTTGGGACCCCCCCCAGGTGATTTTGGGTCCCCCCAGGTGGATTTGGGACCCCCCAGGTGGATTTGGGACCCCCCCAGGTGATTTTGGGACCCCCCCAGGTGGATTTGGGACCCCCCCAGGTGATTTTGGGTCCCCCCAGGTGGATTTGGGACCCCCCGATggcttttggggtccccgggtGCTGATTTCGGGGTCCCCAGGGGGGTCGGGAGGGTGGATCAGGGATGTCCCCACAGATCACCTGGATGACGTCACCAGGTTCCCTTCAATGACGTCACCGGGTTACCTCCGATGACGTCACTGGAGTCCCTCCGATGACGTCACTGACCCCCTCATGGGACCTCACCTGCTCCCAGGTGCCCCCCCCGCCCTCGGGAGCGCCCCGGAAGCTCTGACGTCACCCCACGACGCCATTCTCACGTACGACGTCATCACCCCGATGACGTCATCGTTAAGGCCCCGCCCCTTTGCCACCCCCGGTTCCGCCACGCTCAAGatggcggcgggggcggggcctgggcgGGACCTCCCGGGTGGAGGAggcggggctgggagggactgggataaactgggagggactgggataaactgggagggactgggataaactgggagggactgggataaactgggaggggctgggaggggagtgggacaaactgggagggactgggaggggactgggataaactgggagggactgggaggggactgggataaactgggataaaTTGGGagggattgggagggactgggataaactgggataaaTTGGGAGGGACtgagagggactgggagggaactgggatggtctgggagagactgggaggggactgggataaATTGGGAGGGATTGGGaggggagtgggagggactgggacaaactgggagggaactgggaggggagtgggagggactgggaggggactgggataaactgggaggggactgggataaactgtgagggactgggatgaactgggaggggctgggagggaactgggatggtctgggagggactgggataaactgggaggcactgggatgaactgagataaactggtatgaactgggagaggctgggataaactgggaatgaactgggatggactgggaggaaaTGGAACCTCCAGCACTCCCCCCAAAAGGACCGGGGCACCCCCAGACTCATTTCTGGCCGGGGCAGGGGCTccaaccccctccccaaaatcccccaaacacCGAACCCGCTCCCCGGACCCTCAGGGGGATCCGCGTCACACCTGGGGTTCATTGTCACACCTGGAGATTATTGTCATACCTGGAATTTATTGTCACACCTGGGGTTCATTGTTACACCTGGGATTTATTGTCACACCTGGGGTTCTTTGTCACACCTGGAATTTATTGTCACACCTGGAGTTCATTGTCACACCTGGATTTTATTGTCACACCTGGAATCCATTGTCACACCTGGATTTTATTGTCACACCTGGAATCCATTGTCACACCTGGAATTTATTGTCACACCTGGGATTTATTGTCACACCTGGGGTTCATTGTTAC
The sequence above is a segment of the Lonchura striata isolate bLonStr1 chromosome 36, bLonStr1.mat, whole genome shotgun sequence genome. Coding sequences within it:
- the MECP2 gene encoding methyl-CpG-binding protein 2, with the translated sequence MAAAAPSGDEGRLEEKSEENLQRPPKAKKPKKERKEPEQPAAEPAEAGKAESSEGAGAAPAAPEASASPKQRRSIIRDRGPMYDDPTLPEGWTRKLKQRKSGRSAGKYDVYLINPQGKAFRSKVELIAYFEKVGDTSLDPNDFDFTVTGRGSPSRREQRPPKKPKSPKGPGTGRGRGRPKGSGGGGGGARPKAAAAVSEGGSAAKRALEKPPGKLLVKMPFSPGQPGPAAPPAPRRPGRKRRAEPDSPAVPKKRGRKPAGATGPGGPGGPDKKATTPPAVQETVLPIKKRKTRETVVVEPVTTAGAATATTTTPRPPPTPPGPRGPRSARSPGRRSKEGSPKGRGAPPAPPPPAPPPPPPPPPPPQDLSGCSEQRGGPAAPDGCAKEPPKTQPPPPSPPYKHRGEPEHKDSASSSLPRPPAREEPVDTRTPVPERVS